The following proteins come from a genomic window of Oceanibaculum indicum P24:
- the cobN gene encoding cobaltochelatase subunit CobN: MMRIALLLLAALFTASIPAQAGERASLVILTNSFVLPGKLDRLAAWGREAGVPVRAVNVDRMPGTPAEWLAGAGLAILDTPRPNDLAQVQQKLGDALAVAGVPWVRIGGGRPAFEGLPPDRARLLIGYYGNGGEANLRNMLATLSAWHSGTDAAQVPPPVALPKTGFHHPAAPQPFGGVSDYLAWGAGRWQMDAPRVAFAIHPGTLSNMQTTVVDALIAGAEARGLVPLAFWFDAADPEGIQAVLGDAGPVALVNLQHMQNGPARSAEFLSLDIPVLQALGYRQGDPQGWRAAESGVPMHMVAPFLSVPEGWGMSDPLVIEAVEAGQSVPIPEQMNALLDKLAALATLRRTPPADKRLALLFWNYPAGEKNLSASHLNVPASLEALTGALAEAGYSVPATGEAALIEAGQAMLGGLYRPETLDALLEAGLAEAFPLRRYWDWLETLPAAAWTPLLDRWGLPNSHWAVRQVGGEPHFVIPRLKLGNLLVLPQPPRGGKPGHAYHDGREPPDHFYLAAYLFLREGHGAHALIHFGTHGTQEWLPGKDRGLWTGDYPFLALGAMPVFYPYIQDNIGEAMQAKRRGRAVTVSHQTPPFAPAGLYDELRDLHALIHEYGQLAEGAVRDRTEAQIREAAIAAELHKDIGWEEAAIIADFPGFFRALHDQLHALAAAAMPLGLHQFGLPAAPEHRLSTVMQQLGEPYYKLVSDEPEELFVEDFQALAENPAYRLLHRHLRDGAPLEEIADPTLREMVALAMERDRRLAETGEIEALLAGLAGRFVAPGSGGDPIRNPDVPSGRNLYAFEPDKIPTRAAYAAGGEALNMLIDSFRSENQGRAPEKLAFSLWSSEALRHLGVLESQVLHALGLQPVWDEGGRVRALEIVPAVELGRPRIDIVLQVTSVYRDQFDGFMRLLADAIDRLARLDEPGNAVAANTRLLADRLMAQGMPEDRARQLASLRLFGNQPGDYGSGLTDRVLASTEWEEDAPLAEAFLDRLNYAFGAQEWGLRLEGENLFASQLKGTDGAVLARSSRLYGMLATDHPFEYLGGLALAVQHLDGSSPALYVSDLRETQPKMTTAARFIADELRGRYLNPHWMKAMQAEGYAGTLEMLKLVNNVWGWQATAPETVRADQWQAIHDSYVMDSRNLGLADWFEQHNPSAQRQLVERLAEAIRKGYWDAADETRQQLTERWQQLAALETADATASATPLATRAFLEAMAAGYGLDLAGGGAQPEPATAEATAEPVSGRVLEAVSATPSPTGWDWSPWLGGLGLFSCFLGGALWQRLRPSSLA; this comes from the coding sequence ATGATGCGCATCGCCCTCCTGCTGCTGGCGGCATTGTTTACCGCCAGCATTCCCGCACAGGCCGGCGAGCGGGCCAGCCTCGTCATCCTGACCAACAGCTTCGTGCTGCCCGGCAAGCTGGACCGGCTCGCGGCGTGGGGCAGGGAGGCGGGCGTGCCGGTGCGCGCGGTCAATGTGGACCGTATGCCGGGCACGCCGGCCGAGTGGCTGGCCGGGGCCGGTCTGGCGATCCTCGACACGCCGCGGCCGAACGATCTGGCGCAGGTTCAGCAGAAGCTCGGCGATGCGCTGGCCGTTGCCGGCGTGCCGTGGGTCCGGATCGGTGGCGGGCGCCCGGCCTTCGAGGGGCTGCCGCCGGACCGCGCGCGGTTGCTGATCGGCTATTACGGCAATGGCGGCGAGGCCAATCTGCGCAACATGCTGGCAACCCTTTCCGCCTGGCATAGTGGCACCGATGCCGCGCAGGTACCGCCGCCCGTCGCCCTGCCGAAGACCGGCTTTCATCATCCGGCAGCGCCGCAACCCTTTGGCGGCGTTTCAGATTATCTCGCCTGGGGTGCAGGCCGCTGGCAGATGGACGCCCCGCGCGTTGCCTTCGCCATTCATCCCGGCACCCTGTCGAACATGCAGACGACGGTGGTCGATGCGCTGATCGCCGGCGCCGAGGCGCGCGGCCTCGTGCCGCTGGCCTTCTGGTTCGACGCCGCCGATCCGGAAGGCATTCAGGCCGTCCTCGGGGATGCCGGTCCGGTGGCGCTGGTCAATCTGCAGCATATGCAGAACGGCCCGGCCCGCAGCGCCGAATTCCTTTCTCTCGACATTCCGGTGCTGCAGGCCCTGGGCTATCGCCAGGGCGACCCGCAGGGCTGGCGCGCGGCGGAAAGCGGCGTACCGATGCACATGGTCGCCCCCTTCCTCAGCGTGCCGGAGGGCTGGGGCATGAGCGACCCGCTGGTGATCGAAGCGGTGGAGGCCGGCCAGAGTGTGCCAATCCCGGAGCAGATGAATGCGCTGCTCGACAAGCTGGCGGCGCTGGCCACGCTGCGCCGCACGCCGCCGGCCGACAAGCGCCTGGCATTGCTGTTCTGGAACTATCCGGCGGGCGAGAAGAACCTGTCCGCCTCGCACCTGAATGTGCCGGCCAGCCTGGAGGCACTGACCGGCGCGCTGGCCGAGGCCGGCTATAGCGTGCCGGCCACCGGGGAGGCGGCGCTGATCGAGGCCGGGCAGGCGATGCTGGGCGGGCTGTACCGGCCGGAGACGCTGGATGCGTTGCTGGAAGCCGGACTGGCCGAGGCCTTCCCGCTCCGCCGCTACTGGGACTGGCTGGAAACGCTGCCGGCGGCCGCCTGGACTCCGCTGCTCGACCGCTGGGGGCTGCCGAACAGCCATTGGGCGGTGCGCCAGGTCGGCGGTGAACCGCATTTCGTGATCCCGCGCCTGAAGCTGGGAAATCTGCTGGTCCTGCCGCAGCCGCCGCGCGGCGGAAAGCCCGGCCATGCCTATCATGACGGGCGCGAGCCGCCGGATCATTTCTACCTCGCCGCCTATCTGTTCCTGCGTGAGGGCCATGGTGCCCACGCGCTGATCCATTTCGGCACGCATGGCACGCAGGAATGGCTGCCGGGCAAGGATCGCGGGCTGTGGACCGGCGATTACCCCTTCCTGGCGTTGGGCGCGATGCCGGTCTTCTACCCCTATATCCAGGACAATATCGGCGAGGCGATGCAGGCCAAGCGGCGCGGCCGGGCGGTCACGGTCAGCCATCAGACGCCGCCCTTCGCGCCGGCCGGCCTGTATGACGAGCTGCGCGACCTGCACGCCCTGATCCATGAATATGGGCAGCTGGCGGAAGGGGCCGTGCGGGATCGTACAGAGGCGCAGATCCGCGAGGCCGCCATCGCCGCCGAGCTGCATAAAGACATTGGCTGGGAGGAAGCCGCCATCATTGCCGATTTTCCCGGCTTCTTCCGCGCCCTGCACGATCAGCTGCACGCGCTGGCCGCGGCCGCAATGCCGCTGGGCCTGCACCAGTTCGGCCTGCCTGCGGCACCGGAACACCGCCTCAGCACCGTGATGCAGCAGCTGGGCGAGCCCTATTACAAGCTGGTCTCCGACGAGCCGGAGGAGCTGTTCGTCGAGGATTTCCAGGCGCTGGCGGAGAATCCCGCCTACCGCCTGCTGCACCGGCATCTGCGCGACGGCGCGCCGCTGGAGGAGATCGCTGACCCGACGCTGCGCGAGATGGTGGCGCTGGCGATGGAGCGCGACCGCCGGCTCGCCGAAACCGGCGAGATCGAGGCGCTGCTGGCGGGCCTCGCCGGCCGGTTCGTGGCGCCCGGTTCGGGCGGCGATCCGATCCGCAATCCCGACGTGCCGAGCGGTCGGAACCTCTACGCTTTCGAGCCCGACAAGATCCCGACCCGCGCCGCCTATGCGGCGGGCGGCGAGGCGCTGAACATGCTGATCGACAGTTTCCGCTCGGAGAATCAGGGCCGCGCGCCGGAGAAGCTGGCCTTCTCTTTGTGGTCGTCGGAGGCGCTGCGTCATCTCGGCGTGCTGGAAAGCCAGGTGCTGCACGCGCTGGGGCTGCAGCCGGTCTGGGACGAGGGCGGCCGGGTGCGCGCGCTGGAGATCGTGCCGGCGGTGGAGCTGGGCCGGCCGCGCATCGATATTGTGCTGCAGGTCACCAGCGTCTATCGAGACCAGTTCGACGGCTTCATGCGGCTGCTGGCCGATGCCATCGACCGGCTGGCGCGGCTGGACGAGCCAGGCAATGCGGTCGCCGCGAACACGCGGCTGCTGGCCGACAGGCTGATGGCGCAGGGCATGCCCGAGGACCGGGCCCGGCAGCTTGCCAGCCTGCGGCTGTTCGGCAACCAGCCCGGCGATTATGGCAGCGGCCTGACCGACCGTGTGCTTGCCTCCACCGAGTGGGAGGAGGATGCGCCGCTGGCCGAAGCCTTCCTCGACCGGCTGAACTACGCCTTTGGGGCCCAGGAATGGGGCCTGCGGCTGGAGGGCGAAAATCTCTTCGCCAGCCAGTTGAAGGGTACAGACGGGGCGGTACTGGCGCGGTCTTCCCGGCTGTACGGCATGCTGGCCACCGACCATCCGTTCGAATATCTGGGCGGGCTGGCGCTGGCGGTCCAGCATCTCGATGGTTCCTCGCCCGCGCTCTATGTCTCCGATCTGCGTGAAACCCAGCCGAAAATGACCACGGCCGCCCGCTTCATCGCCGATGAGCTGCGCGGCCGCTATCTCAACCCGCACTGGATGAAGGCGATGCAGGCGGAAGGCTATGCCGGCACGCTGGAGATGCTGAAGCTCGTGAATAATGTCTGGGGCTGGCAGGCCACCGCGCCGGAAACCGTGCGCGCCGACCAGTGGCAGGCGATCCACGACAGTTACGTCATGGACAGCCGCAATCTGGGCCTCGCGGACTGGTTCGAGCAGCACAACCCCTCCGCCCAGCGCCAGCTCGTCGAGCGGCTGGCTGAGGCGATCCGCAAGGGCTACTGGGATGCAGCGGACGAGACGCGCCAGCAATTGACCGAACGCTGGCAGCAGCTCGCCGCCCTGGAGACCGCCGATGCGACCGCCAGCGCCACACCCTTGGCCACCCGCGCCTTCCTGGAGGCAATGGCGGCTGGCTATGGCCTCGATCTGGCCGGCGGCGGTGCGCAACCGGAACCGGCGACCGCTGAAGCCACCGCAGAGCCGGTGAGCGGCCGGGTGCTGGAAGCTGTCAGCGCCACGCCATCGCCAACCGGCTGGGACTGGTCGCCCTGGCTGGGCGGGCTTGGCCTGTTTTCCTGTTTCCTTGGCGGGGCGCTGTGGCAACGCCTTCGCCCCTCTTCCCTCGCATAG
- a CDS encoding MotA/TolQ/ExbB proton channel family protein, with protein MTMFETGLYEIARLFLLPVLLLILLALIYSFWSLGRFAMEAWQRRRPGYVSPLAVHHRQTGCASPDLELWIVQHLEWLRIVARSAPMLGLVATMIPMGPALLALSRNEAQGVGENMVVAFSAVVLALVSASIAFFVLTFRRRWLLQELRRIEIAREAA; from the coding sequence ATGACCATGTTCGAAACCGGGCTGTACGAGATTGCCCGCCTGTTCCTTCTGCCGGTCCTGCTGCTGATCCTGCTGGCGCTGATCTACAGCTTCTGGTCATTGGGCCGCTTCGCCATGGAGGCGTGGCAGCGCCGGCGGCCGGGCTATGTCTCGCCGCTGGCCGTCCATCACCGGCAAACCGGCTGCGCCAGCCCCGATCTGGAGCTGTGGATCGTGCAGCATCTGGAATGGCTGCGCATTGTCGCGCGCAGCGCGCCGATGCTGGGGCTGGTGGCGACCATGATCCCGATGGGGCCGGCGCTGCTGGCGCTCAGCCGCAACGAGGCGCAGGGGGTCGGCGAGAATATGGTCGTCGCCTTCTCCGCCGTGGTGCTGGCCCTGGTCAGCGCCAGCATCGCCTTCTTCGTGCTGACCTTCCGCCGCCGCTGGCTGCTGCAGGAATTGCGGCGCATCGAGATCGCGCGGGAGGCAGCCTGA
- a CDS encoding DUF2149 domain-containing protein: MRFLESDELDDPILSVVNLVDLFLVVIAVLMIVILRNPLNPFSTDKVVVVERPGEADMRITVKEGEELTRYEASGEIGEGQGVRAGVTYRLPDGRMIYVPE, encoded by the coding sequence ATGCGCTTCCTGGAAAGCGACGAGCTGGACGATCCCATCCTCTCCGTCGTCAATCTGGTCGATCTGTTCCTCGTCGTCATCGCGGTGCTGATGATCGTCATTCTGCGCAACCCGCTGAACCCGTTCAGCACCGACAAGGTGGTGGTGGTCGAGCGGCCGGGCGAGGCCGACATGCGCATCACCGTGAAGGAAGGCGAGGAGCTGACGCGCTATGAGGCGTCGGGCGAGATCGGCGAGGGCCAGGGCGTGCGCGCAGGCGTCACCTACCGGCTGCCCGATGGCCGGATGATCTATGTGCCGGAATGA
- the zigA gene encoding zinc metallochaperone GTPase ZigA encodes MTARQSDPQATDPRLPVTVLSGFLGAGKTTLMNHVLNNREGRRVAVIVNDMSEVNIDADLIREGGADLSRTEETLVEMTNGCICCTLRDDLLNEVRRLAEDGRFDYLLIESTGISEPLPVAATFDFRSEEGDSLSDVARLDTMVTVVDAANLLRDYASADFLRDRGESLGEEDERSLVNLLVEQIEFADVVILNKVDVATPEALDAARKIVRALNPDAELIETSQSRVALDRVLDTGRFDFDKAQEHPLWFKELYGFADHTPESEQYGVRSFTYRARQPFHPRKFFDFVNADWPGVIRAKGHFWLATRPDWVGELSQTGALVKHEAMGFWWVSVPKERWPDDPEWRRHIARAWDAVYGDRRQEIVFIGAHMDEAEIRRRLDDCLLGDADAFTLDFDLWEGLEDPFPVWRRAAS; translated from the coding sequence ATGACCGCCCGACAGTCTGATCCCCAAGCGACCGATCCGCGCCTGCCCGTCACCGTGCTTTCCGGCTTCCTGGGGGCCGGCAAGACGACCTTGATGAATCATGTCCTGAACAACCGCGAGGGCCGGCGCGTCGCGGTGATCGTGAACGACATGAGCGAGGTGAATATCGACGCCGACCTGATCCGCGAGGGCGGCGCCGATCTCAGCCGCACCGAGGAAACCCTGGTCGAGATGACCAATGGCTGCATCTGCTGCACCCTGCGCGACGATCTGCTGAACGAGGTGCGGCGCCTGGCCGAGGATGGCCGCTTCGACTATCTGCTGATCGAATCGACCGGCATTTCCGAACCGCTGCCGGTGGCCGCCACCTTCGACTTCCGCAGCGAGGAGGGCGACAGCCTGTCCGATGTCGCGCGGCTGGACACGATGGTCACCGTCGTTGATGCGGCCAACCTGCTGCGCGACTATGCCTCCGCCGACTTCCTGCGGGATCGCGGCGAATCGCTGGGCGAGGAGGATGAGCGCAGCCTGGTCAATCTGCTAGTCGAGCAGATCGAGTTCGCCGATGTCGTGATCCTGAACAAGGTTGATGTGGCGACGCCGGAGGCGCTGGATGCCGCCCGCAAGATCGTCCGCGCCCTGAACCCGGATGCGGAGCTGATCGAGACCAGCCAGTCGCGCGTGGCGCTGGACAGGGTGCTGGATACCGGCCGCTTCGATTTCGACAAGGCGCAGGAGCACCCGCTCTGGTTCAAGGAACTCTATGGCTTCGCCGACCACACGCCCGAGAGCGAGCAGTATGGCGTGCGCAGCTTCACCTACCGCGCCCGCCAGCCCTTCCATCCCCGGAAATTCTTCGACTTCGTGAATGCCGACTGGCCCGGCGTGATTCGCGCCAAGGGGCATTTCTGGCTGGCCACCCGGCCGGACTGGGTCGGCGAGCTGAGCCAGACCGGCGCGCTGGTGAAGCATGAGGCGATGGGCTTCTGGTGGGTCAGCGTGCCGAAGGAACGCTGGCCCGACGATCCGGAATGGCGCCGGCATATCGCCCGCGCCTGGGATGCGGTTTATGGCGACCGGCGGCAGGAGATCGTCTTCATCGGTGCCCATATGGATGAGGCGGAGATCCGCCGCCGGCTGGATGACTGCCTGCTGGGAGACGCCGACGCCTTCACGCTCGACTTCGACCTCTGGGAAGGGCTGGAAGACCCGTTCCCGGTCTGGCGGCGGGCGGCGTCATGA
- a CDS encoding DUF1826 domain-containing protein translates to MILNRAGLPPAGDQPVVECRDPAGLSAITRPGTALALWRRQPPSALIEWLAAQDAQQLPHSRLLVRPADTRRAVTSVMEQSGLPAGPMRDWLIGDIEALTRAFAAITANETVDIRLEAVSHDSCWKFHRDYVPVRLLTTYRGPATEWVAPAHAEAALQAQKDYDGPIERLEAGDVAIFKGKMAADADGIVHRSPPIAGTGQTRLLLCLNSPSDVSPEPWTSSSSE, encoded by the coding sequence ATGATCCTGAACCGCGCCGGACTGCCGCCGGCCGGCGACCAGCCGGTCGTCGAGTGCCGCGACCCTGCCGGGCTGTCGGCCATCACCCGGCCGGGCACGGCGCTCGCCCTCTGGCGGCGGCAACCGCCCTCAGCTTTGATTGAATGGCTGGCAGCGCAGGACGCCCAGCAACTGCCGCACAGCCGTCTGCTCGTCCGGCCGGCCGATACCCGCCGCGCGGTGACCTCTGTCATGGAACAGTCCGGCCTGCCGGCCGGACCGATGCGCGACTGGCTGATCGGCGATATCGAGGCGCTGACACGCGCCTTCGCCGCTATTACCGCCAACGAGACGGTCGATATCAGGCTGGAGGCCGTGAGCCACGATTCCTGCTGGAAGTTCCATCGCGACTATGTGCCGGTGCGGCTACTAACGACATATCGCGGCCCGGCGACGGAATGGGTTGCCCCCGCCCATGCCGAGGCTGCCCTGCAGGCGCAGAAGGATTATGACGGCCCCATCGAGCGGTTGGAGGCCGGCGATGTCGCGATCTTCAAGGGCAAGATGGCGGCCGATGCGGACGGCATCGTCCACCGCTCCCCGCCCATCGCCGGAACCGGCCAGACGCGCCTCCTGCTGTGCTTGAACAGCCCGTCCGACGTTTCGCCGGAGCCGTGGACTTCTTCATCGTCGGAGTGA